A genomic stretch from Corynebacterium kutscheri includes:
- a CDS encoding DUF5979 domain-containing protein yields MDNVGSATVLAAREQRWRSSFIAVLVVIGMIFALIPFAPPTQAAERAADYITEAQISREQSKESPLYAGSAVYFAFKWDASEYYSTEKAPQAGDTMTVSLPSWAKFADAIVDMKDDEGNILATCVQTPTIIVCTFTDFVEGKIDLHGDYKTAVYLQETQTITPTQFPVGSADVIVDITSIATPDVIDKGIIKHVTPQPKFEILSGKASKHGHFFGVRSKSDGQNVLRWSIVVPGTGGNMVVTDTFTNNQQRAKHFDRENIRESVEVRYRDREAEGNQGGYWNLDTDIPAGTAKLLDHSLYTTTWTEVDGQARLEVSIPDTNKDYVYDVIVFTTIAADGVKNGDKVSNTAYIDGKLVNSVVTARNTVNAYGEGREGFGNIYIYKTVVGMDKAPADYVAKIKAELTYLDSKTETRIIEVKPGTTIEQAGKILDLPAGTEVTLSEADATDIPGYTKVGVEFGEGKDGTTTGSADVKISEDKTSISVIVRDAGNTDVGVSNIYLPVKAQIGLTKVIQGEAKTLVADDHEFDVQASWTDEAGVPQERTLKIVQDEVTLLEELPLGTVVTLKELLPTGTTPLVWATPRYSTDRAGVNLKDNGDGTATVVVSETPDNKVALVSVENSASRQEGQIGLTKVVGGLAAGSSQGSSQNPREFDIQASWVDTAGAKQERTLKITEGKTTLLEKLPVGTVVTLKEIMPENTAITSWSTPGYSSDNTTLKLTDNGDGTATVVIPATDDKPVVVTVNNTANIPWWWLLLPLAPLFIPPILSGSSDGSSGSSQGSSATTTVVPPTSSTPITSVPPKTTVPSEKPTTQQSLQKRLAETGASVLGMLGFAVALLLAGLGFVVLSRKRNK; encoded by the coding sequence GTGGATAATGTAGGTTCCGCTACTGTGTTGGCGGCGAGGGAACAGAGATGGCGATCAAGCTTCATCGCTGTGTTGGTAGTCATTGGCATGATTTTTGCCTTGATTCCTTTTGCACCACCAACTCAGGCAGCAGAGCGCGCTGCTGATTACATTACTGAGGCACAGATTAGCCGGGAGCAGTCAAAAGAAAGCCCTCTTTATGCCGGATCGGCAGTTTATTTTGCTTTCAAATGGGATGCTTCTGAATATTATAGTACTGAAAAGGCGCCGCAAGCAGGCGATACTATGACGGTATCTCTTCCTAGCTGGGCGAAATTTGCAGATGCAATAGTAGATATGAAGGATGATGAGGGAAACATCCTTGCTACATGCGTGCAAACTCCAACCATTATCGTCTGTACTTTCACTGATTTTGTTGAAGGTAAGATTGATCTTCACGGTGACTATAAAACAGCAGTTTATTTGCAGGAAACACAAACTATTACGCCTACGCAGTTTCCAGTAGGGTCGGCAGATGTGATCGTCGATATTACTTCGATTGCTACTCCGGATGTTATTGATAAAGGCATTATTAAGCACGTAACCCCACAACCTAAATTTGAGATTCTTAGCGGTAAAGCTTCGAAGCATGGCCATTTTTTTGGTGTTCGTTCCAAATCTGATGGACAAAATGTTCTTCGTTGGAGCATTGTGGTTCCTGGTACCGGTGGAAATATGGTTGTTACCGATACTTTTACCAATAACCAGCAGCGCGCTAAGCATTTTGATCGCGAAAATATTCGCGAAAGTGTTGAGGTGCGATACCGTGATAGAGAAGCAGAAGGCAACCAAGGCGGTTATTGGAACTTAGATACTGATATACCAGCAGGTACCGCTAAGCTTCTTGATCATAGTTTATACACGACCACCTGGACCGAAGTTGATGGTCAGGCACGGCTAGAAGTAAGCATTCCAGATACAAATAAGGATTATGTTTACGATGTTATCGTTTTTACCACCATTGCTGCTGATGGAGTCAAGAATGGCGATAAAGTATCAAATACTGCCTATATCGATGGCAAATTGGTAAATTCGGTTGTTACTGCGCGCAACACAGTCAATGCATATGGTGAAGGTCGTGAGGGTTTTGGCAATATCTATATTTATAAGACTGTGGTCGGTATGGATAAGGCACCAGCTGATTATGTAGCTAAGATTAAGGCTGAGCTTACTTATCTGGATAGTAAGACTGAAACCAGAATTATTGAAGTCAAACCGGGCACAACCATTGAACAAGCCGGAAAAATTTTGGATCTGCCTGCAGGAACTGAAGTAACTCTATCGGAAGCAGATGCAACTGACATTCCAGGTTACACAAAAGTAGGTGTGGAGTTTGGCGAAGGCAAAGACGGAACCACCACTGGTAGTGCGGATGTAAAAATTTCTGAGGATAAAACTTCTATCAGCGTCATTGTGCGTGATGCGGGGAATACCGATGTTGGTGTTTCGAACATTTACCTTCCAGTCAAAGCTCAAATTGGTTTGACAAAGGTCATTCAAGGTGAAGCAAAAACTTTGGTAGCAGACGATCATGAATTTGATGTTCAAGCTTCATGGACTGACGAAGCTGGAGTGCCACAAGAACGCACATTAAAAATTGTTCAGGATGAAGTCACCTTATTAGAGGAGCTTCCATTGGGTACCGTTGTGACCTTGAAAGAACTTCTACCAACTGGTACTACTCCGCTTGTCTGGGCAACACCACGTTACTCAACTGATAGAGCTGGGGTTAACCTTAAAGACAATGGTGATGGCACGGCGACAGTCGTGGTATCAGAAACACCAGACAATAAAGTTGCTCTGGTTTCGGTAGAAAATAGTGCCAGTAGGCAAGAAGGCCAGATAGGTCTGACCAAAGTTGTAGGCGGCCTTGCTGCAGGGAGTTCTCAAGGGTCATCACAAAACCCACGTGAGTTTGATATTCAGGCCTCTTGGGTAGATACAGCCGGGGCGAAACAAGAACGCACGCTAAAGATTACTGAAGGTAAAACCACCCTATTAGAGAAGCTGCCAGTTGGCACAGTTGTTACCTTGAAGGAAATTATGCCTGAGAATACGGCAATTACTTCGTGGTCTACACCTGGTTATTCTTCCGATAACACTACTTTGAAGCTAACCGATAACGGCGATGGAACAGCGACTGTGGTTATCCCTGCAACTGATGATAAACCAGTCGTCGTTACCGTGAATAACACTGCCAATATTCCATGGTGGTGGTTGCTGCTACCACTAGCGCCGCTGTTTATCCCACCGATTCTTTCGGGATCTTCCGATGGTTCCAGTGGATCTTCACAGGGTTCTTCGGCTACAACTACGGTGGTTCCACCTACTAGCTCTACGCCAATAACTTCAGTACCACCGAAGACAACAGTTCCATCAGAGAAGCCAACCACACAGCAGTCGTTGCAGAAACGATTGGCAGAAACTGGTGCCAGTGTGCTGGGTATGTTGGGTTTCGCAGTAGCATTATTGCTAGCTGGTTTGGGCTTTGTTGTCTTAAGCCGCAAGCGTAATAAATAA
- a CDS encoding acyltransferase family protein produces MNVTSVARGDCHQMPAHGQPNKRIRRVAEIDGMRGLAVLSVVIYHFWPQIAPGGFLGVDVFFVLSGFLITSLLIRERVATGGIGLKNFWVRRARRILPVAVTVLLVGTCLTAAIGGDMAVGLKLQFFSTLLFVNNWAQIASSHSYFADTDVQIFAHYWSLSVEEQFYVFWPLIVVAICLFAHRLWPQTLLIFAVVAAVLSAVAMAVLYVPETDPTRVYYGTDTHAFGLLIGAALALTITSRDPYARDSFPITTSLRYLSIPFGIVVLTGLLAAFFLIEDTSAVAYRGGIVVSSLLTAVTLYCVLCEVGPLNWLFRMPVMRWLGDHSFSLYLWHWPVIVFIRSLLSGVHPLVQGILATIISLALSMLSYRYIENPFRRQGYQKMAQKPVVWLIFLALLSGSLIGLRHVPAQTQLEADLTALRERFNMGMPELIKSHGQETSAESSLSVEPTPTVEPRVFPVGEEITALGDSVMLASIAALHERFPGIYVNAEVSRQYATAVELLQELSAQNALRQFVVLGFGTNGHASAEQIEEIFRIIGPDRTVILVLPYGDRPWIPQARQELIDAATQHPNVYLAPWCAAAGMQPFLLREDAIHPSDEGTVAYAESVAMAIQQWVENEKAMVPICI; encoded by the coding sequence ATGAATGTAACGTCAGTCGCACGCGGCGATTGCCACCAGATGCCCGCCCACGGCCAGCCTAATAAGCGTATTCGCCGGGTCGCAGAAATTGATGGCATGCGTGGACTGGCAGTGCTTAGTGTTGTGATATATCACTTCTGGCCACAGATTGCACCAGGTGGTTTCCTCGGCGTAGACGTATTCTTTGTTCTTTCTGGTTTTCTGATTACGAGCTTATTAATTCGTGAACGTGTGGCTACCGGCGGTATCGGTTTAAAAAACTTCTGGGTTAGACGCGCGCGCCGCATCCTGCCAGTGGCAGTAACCGTATTACTAGTAGGAACCTGTCTTACCGCAGCTATTGGTGGCGATATGGCAGTTGGGCTTAAATTACAATTCTTTTCAACACTGTTATTCGTTAATAACTGGGCACAAATTGCTAGTTCGCATAGTTATTTTGCAGATACAGATGTGCAGATTTTTGCCCACTATTGGTCATTATCAGTTGAAGAACAGTTCTACGTGTTCTGGCCACTGATCGTAGTGGCTATTTGTTTATTCGCCCATCGACTCTGGCCACAAACATTATTAATTTTCGCGGTCGTCGCTGCGGTACTTTCTGCTGTGGCGATGGCAGTGCTTTATGTCCCAGAAACTGACCCCACTCGCGTTTATTATGGTACCGATACCCATGCATTTGGTTTGCTTATTGGTGCGGCGTTAGCACTGACTATTACCAGCCGTGATCCCTATGCACGCGATAGCTTTCCTATAACCACGAGCTTGCGTTATCTCAGTATTCCTTTTGGCATTGTTGTACTTACCGGTCTACTTGCAGCCTTTTTCTTGATTGAGGATACCAGTGCAGTTGCCTACCGTGGGGGTATTGTTGTCTCCTCACTGTTAACAGCAGTAACCCTTTATTGTGTTCTTTGTGAAGTCGGCCCATTGAATTGGTTATTCCGAATGCCGGTGATGCGTTGGCTAGGTGATCATTCCTTTAGTTTGTATCTATGGCACTGGCCAGTCATTGTTTTTATTCGCAGCCTGCTTAGTGGTGTTCACCCATTGGTACAAGGGATACTTGCCACAATTATTTCTTTAGCGCTCTCAATGTTGAGCTATCGATATATTGAGAATCCTTTCCGTCGGCAGGGCTATCAAAAAATGGCACAGAAACCCGTGGTGTGGCTGATTTTTCTTGCCTTGTTAAGTGGTTCTTTAATAGGGCTGCGCCATGTTCCTGCTCAGACACAATTAGAAGCAGACTTAACTGCACTACGCGAACGCTTCAACATGGGTATGCCTGAGTTGATTAAGTCCCATGGGCAAGAAACATCTGCAGAGTCTTCTCTTAGCGTTGAACCAACTCCTACCGTAGAACCACGGGTATTCCCAGTGGGTGAAGAGATCACTGCCTTGGGTGATTCTGTAATGCTAGCTAGTATTGCCGCTTTACATGAGCGTTTTCCTGGTATTTATGTCAATGCAGAAGTCTCTCGCCAGTACGCCACTGCGGTTGAGCTCCTTCAAGAATTGTCGGCGCAGAATGCCCTACGGCAATTCGTTGTGCTGGGATTCGGTACCAATGGGCATGCCAGCGCAGAGCAGATCGAAGAAATTTTCCGCATTATTGGCCCCGATAGAACAGTCATCCTGGTGCTTCCTTATGGTGATCGTCCCTGGATACCACAAGCACGTCAGGAGCTTATCGACGCTGCAACCCAGCACCCGAATGTTTATCTCGCACCATGGTGTGCGGCTGCCGGTATGCAGCCATTTTTGCTGCGAGAGGATGCCATTCACCCTTCGGATGAGGGAACAGTAGCTTATGCGGAATCAGTAGCGATGGCTATCCAACAGTGGGTGGAAAATGAAAAAGCCATGGTTCCTATCTGTATCTGA
- a CDS encoding inorganic phosphate transporter, translated as MSDTVAVAPLANDSKTDKWWHLTFGGLLAVTLISFTLWSFDYVGEGANKAILITNIFFGIFMAFNIGGNDVANSFGTSVGAKTLTIKQALIIAAIFEVSGAVLAGGEVTETVKSGIVDLAAIDLVPLQFAFIMMASLLGAAVWLLFATRAGMPVSTTHSIVGGIVGAALTLGFTEDLGGWEMVQWSEIGQIASSWVLSPVLGGVTAWVLYSAIKRYILDFNDKAAHELSEIKEARTQLHRDFKSSFERMSPEQQVAYTNAMTRDAALIAERDFDPADLESDYYRSLHEINSRRDNLNTHRALESWVPLLAAIGAAIIGAMMLFKGLKNLNLHLTTLGNYLILGMIAALVWMAVFIFSRTLKQQELSRATFVIFSWMQVFTASAFAFSHGSNDIANAIGPFSAVIDVLRTDSIDGKASVPTFAMVTCGVALISGLWFIGRYVIQTVGSGLTKMHPASGFAAELAAATVVMAASLLGLPVSSTHILIGAVLGVGMVNKAANWSLMKPIGLAWVITLPAAATVSSIAVYVLNALWG; from the coding sequence ATGTCGGATACAGTGGCAGTAGCCCCACTTGCGAATGATTCGAAAACTGATAAGTGGTGGCACCTGACATTTGGTGGCTTATTGGCTGTTACTTTGATCTCTTTTACCCTCTGGTCTTTTGACTACGTTGGCGAGGGAGCAAACAAGGCAATTCTGATAACCAATATTTTCTTTGGCATTTTTATGGCCTTCAATATTGGTGGCAATGACGTGGCCAATTCTTTTGGCACCTCAGTGGGAGCAAAAACGCTCACTATCAAACAAGCACTGATCATTGCCGCTATTTTCGAAGTTTCCGGTGCAGTGCTCGCTGGTGGTGAGGTCACTGAAACCGTAAAATCTGGCATCGTCGATTTAGCTGCGATTGATCTCGTTCCACTGCAATTCGCCTTTATTATGATGGCTTCTTTGCTCGGAGCTGCGGTATGGCTGCTTTTTGCCACCCGGGCAGGCATGCCAGTATCTACTACGCATTCTATTGTGGGCGGTATCGTCGGTGCCGCGCTGACCCTTGGTTTTACCGAGGATCTGGGCGGCTGGGAAATGGTGCAGTGGTCAGAAATCGGACAAATTGCTAGTAGCTGGGTGCTTTCTCCAGTACTAGGCGGAGTCACCGCGTGGGTGCTTTACTCTGCAATTAAGCGGTATATTTTAGACTTCAACGATAAAGCTGCTCACGAGCTTAGCGAGATCAAAGAAGCGCGTACCCAATTACACCGTGATTTCAAGAGCTCTTTTGAACGGATGAGTCCTGAGCAACAAGTGGCCTATACCAATGCGATGACTCGCGATGCGGCTCTTATCGCAGAACGCGATTTCGATCCAGCAGATTTAGAATCCGATTATTACCGCAGCTTGCACGAAATTAATTCACGACGAGATAACCTGAATACTCACCGTGCTTTAGAAAGCTGGGTGCCACTTTTAGCGGCCATTGGCGCTGCCATTATTGGCGCAATGATGCTGTTTAAAGGACTAAAGAATCTCAATCTGCATCTGACCACATTAGGCAATTACCTCATTCTAGGCATGATTGCCGCACTAGTGTGGATGGCGGTATTTATTTTCTCACGCACACTCAAGCAACAAGAACTTTCCCGAGCAACATTTGTTATTTTCTCCTGGATGCAGGTGTTTACTGCTTCTGCTTTTGCCTTCTCACATGGCTCTAATGATATTGCCAACGCTATCGGTCCATTTTCTGCCGTGATTGATGTGCTACGCACCGACAGCATTGATGGTAAGGCCAGTGTTCCGACCTTTGCCATGGTAACTTGCGGTGTAGCACTCATTTCTGGCTTGTGGTTTATTGGTCGCTATGTGATCCAAACCGTAGGTTCTGGACTAACAAAAATGCACCCTGCCTCGGGTTTTGCTGCGGAATTAGCAGCTGCAACCGTGGTCATGGCAGCTTCCTTACTTGGCTTGCCGGTATCTTCTACCCACATTCTTATTGGTGCAGTTCTTGGTGTTGGCATGGTTAATAAGGCTGCAAATTGGTCATTGATGAAGCCGATTGGATTAGCGTGGGTGATTACGCTACCTGCTGCTGCTACTGTTTCTTCGATTGCCGTGTACGTACTGAATGCGCTGTGGGGCTAA
- a CDS encoding 4Fe-4S dicluster domain-containing protein, with the protein MSEAPATLIMGVLGIILSLPAWFFFIRAAAKIYRLIASGKPSPNRINQPITRLFTMLKEVFFHTEMIRKPVVALAHWFVMLGFLIGAVVWFEAYIQTFAPDSGWPLLKNLSLYHFAEEVLAIGTIAGIIFLSTLRLNKGHRDRLSRFYGSNALAAFFVETIILTEGISMLLVKAAKIATYGHGSPWADFLSIHIATFLPASPNVVSALALTKLMVGMIWLYVMAYHITWGVGWHRFLAFFNIFFRRNPTGAKALGQLASMTDGNKVLTIDNVEDTDTFGTGRLTDASWKMLLDATTCTECGRCQEQCPAWHTEKPLSPKLFVTDIRDAAVANAEYLLNPETFQADTSHEGVDVLKLVGTSNIIHPNVLWSCTNCGACVEQCPVDIEHIDHIANLRRFQVLAESDFPSELTGMFKNLETKGNPWGRNASERSSWIEQARRDGIEVPVFGEDITDFEDTEYLFWVGCAGTFDEDGKKTTRAVVELLHTAGVKFAVLSRGETCTGDPARRAGNEFLFQQLAQENITTLDGVFTNVPRGQRKIITTCPHCFNTIRNEYPDFDGHYDVFHHTQLLNRLVREKLLTPIPRGPENRKPVTYHDPCFLGRHNKIFDPPRELIGATGATLVEMDRNRNEGFCCGAGGARMFMEEKIGTRINENRAAEAAATGAAEVAVGCPFCNTMMSSGLKTVAEKDAPQVKDVAQMLRDAVLVDGKLPTRNNPLFLDPKVRTPDTTGVSTVSKPKPAPDNKTAQDSASVKSGSPMPPGVPTPGTVTPHAKPAVPAPGAAVPGINPLPAAPVTPVTPEGSGSPVAAPGAAIPVPPGAAAPKISPPGATLPTPPGTSIPVPRIPTPGPSVPPAPGAATPIASPPLTPPIPPAPGGVLPAPGSASPPKSAQTQQKPQRAEEELQTD; encoded by the coding sequence ATGTCCGAAGCCCCAGCAACACTCATTATGGGTGTTCTTGGCATCATTTTATCGCTACCTGCATGGTTTTTCTTTATCCGAGCAGCAGCAAAAATATACCGGCTGATTGCTTCCGGAAAACCCAGCCCAAACCGAATTAATCAGCCCATCACTCGTCTATTTACCATGCTCAAGGAAGTATTCTTCCATACTGAGATGATCCGAAAACCCGTGGTAGCACTTGCGCACTGGTTTGTTATGCTGGGCTTTCTTATCGGCGCGGTAGTGTGGTTCGAGGCGTATATCCAAACTTTTGCACCGGATTCCGGTTGGCCACTACTAAAAAATCTTTCTCTGTATCACTTCGCTGAAGAAGTCCTCGCTATTGGCACAATCGCCGGCATTATTTTCCTCTCCACGCTCCGGCTTAACAAAGGTCACCGCGATCGGCTCTCACGGTTCTATGGTTCTAATGCACTCGCCGCATTCTTTGTCGAAACCATCATCCTCACTGAGGGCATCAGTATGCTGTTGGTTAAAGCCGCAAAGATTGCCACATATGGGCATGGTTCGCCATGGGCAGATTTTTTAAGCATCCATATCGCCACTTTCCTACCGGCATCGCCCAACGTGGTCAGCGCACTTGCCCTCACCAAACTCATGGTGGGCATGATCTGGCTCTATGTTATGGCCTATCACATTACCTGGGGTGTGGGCTGGCACCGCTTCTTAGCCTTCTTTAATATCTTCTTCCGTCGCAATCCCACCGGGGCAAAAGCTCTAGGCCAACTTGCATCAATGACCGATGGCAATAAAGTACTCACCATCGACAATGTCGAAGATACCGATACTTTTGGTACTGGTAGGCTCACTGATGCGTCTTGGAAAATGCTTCTCGACGCCACCACTTGTACCGAATGCGGACGGTGCCAGGAGCAGTGTCCCGCATGGCATACCGAAAAACCACTCAGCCCTAAACTTTTTGTCACCGATATTCGAGACGCTGCCGTTGCCAACGCCGAATATCTTCTAAATCCAGAAACCTTCCAAGCAGATACTTCCCATGAAGGGGTCGATGTACTTAAACTGGTCGGCACATCCAATATTATCCACCCCAATGTTCTGTGGAGCTGCACTAACTGCGGTGCGTGCGTAGAACAATGCCCGGTTGATATTGAGCATATCGACCACATAGCTAACCTACGCCGGTTCCAAGTACTAGCAGAATCAGACTTCCCTTCCGAGCTCACCGGAATGTTTAAAAACCTTGAAACTAAGGGCAACCCTTGGGGGCGCAATGCTAGTGAGCGCAGCAGCTGGATTGAACAAGCTCGCCGCGATGGCATTGAAGTCCCGGTCTTTGGTGAAGATATCACCGATTTCGAGGACACCGAATACCTTTTCTGGGTTGGTTGCGCCGGAACTTTCGATGAAGATGGTAAAAAAACCACTCGCGCCGTTGTCGAACTACTACACACTGCCGGTGTGAAATTTGCGGTGCTTTCTCGAGGCGAAACCTGCACCGGTGATCCTGCCCGGCGCGCAGGTAATGAGTTCTTATTCCAGCAGCTCGCTCAAGAAAATATCACCACTTTAGATGGGGTATTTACCAATGTGCCGCGCGGTCAGCGCAAAATTATCACTACCTGCCCGCACTGTTTTAATACCATCCGCAACGAGTATCCCGACTTTGATGGACACTACGATGTTTTCCACCACACCCAATTGCTTAACCGCTTGGTGCGGGAAAAACTACTCACTCCAATTCCACGTGGGCCAGAAAATAGAAAACCAGTAACCTATCATGATCCCTGCTTCCTTGGCCGGCACAATAAGATTTTTGATCCACCACGAGAGCTTATCGGGGCAACCGGTGCCACGCTAGTAGAGATGGATCGCAACCGTAATGAAGGTTTTTGTTGCGGTGCCGGTGGTGCCCGAATGTTTATGGAAGAAAAAATCGGCACCCGAATTAATGAAAATCGTGCTGCAGAAGCCGCTGCCACTGGTGCAGCAGAAGTTGCCGTGGGCTGTCCGTTTTGTAACACGATGATGAGTAGTGGTTTAAAAACCGTCGCAGAAAAAGATGCCCCTCAAGTCAAAGATGTTGCCCAGATGCTACGCGATGCCGTCTTGGTTGACGGCAAACTGCCTACCCGCAACAACCCACTATTTCTTGATCCCAAGGTACGCACACCAGACACCACCGGCGTATCGACAGTATCCAAACCAAAACCGGCACCAGATAACAAAACTGCTCAAGATAGTGCATCAGTTAAATCCGGCTCGCCAATGCCTCCGGGGGTACCAACACCGGGTACTGTTACCCCACATGCTAAGCCTGCAGTACCAGCACCAGGTGCCGCAGTGCCTGGTATAAACCCGCTTCCTGCTGCACCAGTGACACCAGTAACACCAGAAGGTTCAGGATCACCTGTGGCTGCTCCAGGTGCGGCTATCCCGGTACCACCAGGGGCTGCCGCACCAAAAATTTCACCACCAGGTGCTACTCTGCCCACCCCACCGGGTACTTCCATTCCAGTACCACGTATTCCTACCCCAGGTCCTTCGGTTCCTCCAGCGCCAGGTGCAGCTACACCAATTGCTTCGCCACCACTTACCCCACCGATACCGCCAGCACCGGGTGGTGTTCTTCCTGCTCCAGGATCAGCGTCACCTCCTAAGAGTGCGCAGACACAGCAGAAGCCACAAAGAGCTGAAGAAGAATTGCAAACCGATTAA
- a CDS encoding choice-of-anchor M domain-containing protein produces MHPSFRRSVAIIALCSATVMYSPPAFAGPDDGKTVATKGHVDAPKTFWENNNFVLRSERGSKGSELIDDSVIWIGKGWEENGKSKYQFSLPTDHTMDFIGQPGQTFYTAPDLMNGNHEPIWWGFGADSALPVQDFRNEAASLDIISVTGPGEMEVFVYDDTNPHLLRHFLGTSENSPHSSILTAGAHTHNSTLFTKPGRYQVTYRTTARHKNGTLIASPPSTMSIQVGGQEPKAEKTLSTQERFDAAASMELAADDYTFKVAPKEKQEKSGDEHLSTLSFSAKDTSLSGTLTLFIDGYFLTDLPVTNGQASWDEMLGEFDSKIQAVFTPNDQQHGRWISEELSYKYKQTSGTTSATNKTTWTDSSNMQRQVQPTEDIQLSNPGIHARFERVNETVNRLIVEADDPSYIGFIHGGFYSKHNSQYATMNFEGLIRNGRGQFTFNDDDGIYDDDSIQLKIIPHPLMSGGSLDTPIGGRYGNNKTPRYDGMLTIDNTQPNPSPNPKTDITTCNNKPVLDRGHVDIAASMARHSLQTTLHDDTAIVDNKSVDRRLDQVVLGVHDNAIKTQRKDKLKFLDDNYYLLPQTQHNDIIWPGYSTQAIDYSQLDGSVYLTITPASIPSGASWGAFLDASLSGDNQILLDSTTNDHLIEVGLASHAHTNWAFSSAGLYTFKVSYSAKTKAGKRITSAPSTLTFAIGDETLKKCATGNYIPDNKPTPPNPAPPTTEKPKPGGSSMFNLDTFARALFGIVASVGALTTIGAILAKFIPQPLLRSLLGR; encoded by the coding sequence ATGCATCCTTCATTTCGCAGGTCAGTAGCAATTATTGCCTTATGTAGCGCCACTGTTATGTATTCACCCCCCGCTTTTGCTGGCCCCGACGATGGTAAAACGGTTGCCACTAAGGGACATGTCGATGCACCAAAAACCTTCTGGGAAAATAATAATTTTGTGCTTCGCAGCGAACGCGGCAGCAAAGGCAGCGAGCTTATCGACGACAGCGTGATCTGGATTGGAAAAGGATGGGAGGAAAACGGAAAAAGCAAATATCAATTTTCCCTCCCCACCGACCACACCATGGATTTCATTGGCCAACCTGGGCAAACTTTTTACACCGCACCGGATCTTATGAATGGTAACCATGAACCTATTTGGTGGGGTTTCGGAGCCGATAGCGCTCTTCCGGTTCAGGACTTTCGCAATGAAGCAGCCTCACTCGATATTATTTCTGTTACCGGACCAGGGGAAATGGAAGTCTTTGTCTACGATGACACAAACCCGCACCTATTACGCCACTTTTTGGGCACGAGTGAAAACTCACCCCACTCATCAATATTAACCGCAGGTGCCCACACCCATAATTCCACACTTTTTACCAAACCAGGCCGCTACCAGGTTACCTATCGCACGACCGCACGCCACAAAAACGGCACGTTAATTGCCTCGCCACCATCAACAATGAGTATTCAAGTAGGCGGACAAGAGCCAAAGGCAGAAAAGACCCTATCCACTCAAGAGCGTTTCGATGCTGCCGCCAGCATGGAACTTGCCGCTGATGATTACACTTTTAAGGTCGCGCCAAAGGAGAAACAAGAAAAAAGCGGTGATGAGCACCTCAGCACGCTTTCCTTTAGCGCAAAAGACACCAGCCTAAGCGGAACCCTTACCCTTTTTATAGACGGCTACTTCCTGACGGATCTACCAGTTACCAACGGTCAAGCTAGCTGGGATGAGATGCTAGGTGAATTTGATTCTAAGATCCAAGCCGTTTTCACACCTAACGATCAACAGCATGGCCGGTGGATTTCCGAAGAACTTTCCTATAAGTACAAGCAAACAAGTGGGACCACCTCGGCAACGAATAAAACAACATGGACAGATAGCTCCAACATGCAGCGCCAGGTACAGCCCACAGAAGACATTCAACTCAGCAACCCAGGCATCCATGCTCGTTTTGAACGCGTCAACGAGACAGTAAACCGGTTAATCGTGGAAGCCGATGACCCGTCCTATATTGGTTTTATCCACGGTGGGTTCTATAGCAAACACAATTCGCAATACGCCACCATGAATTTTGAAGGTTTAATCAGAAATGGCCGTGGTCAGTTTACCTTTAATGACGATGACGGCATCTATGATGACGACAGCATCCAGCTTAAAATTATCCCACATCCACTTATGTCTGGTGGTTCCCTTGACACCCCTATCGGTGGACGTTATGGGAATAATAAAACCCCGCGTTATGATGGCATGCTTACTATAGATAATACCCAACCAAATCCTTCCCCCAACCCAAAAACAGATATCACTACCTGTAATAATAAACCTGTATTAGATCGCGGGCATGTCGATATTGCAGCATCCATGGCCAGGCATTCCCTACAAACCACGCTCCACGATGACACCGCGATTGTGGACAATAAATCAGTTGATCGCAGACTTGATCAAGTTGTGCTTGGTGTGCATGATAATGCGATAAAAACGCAGCGCAAAGATAAGTTAAAGTTTCTTGACGATAACTACTATCTACTCCCACAAACCCAACACAACGATATTATTTGGCCAGGGTATAGCACCCAGGCTATCGACTATTCACAGCTAGATGGGTCAGTGTATCTAACAATAACACCTGCCTCTATACCTAGTGGTGCTTCCTGGGGTGCGTTCCTTGATGCATCATTAAGTGGCGATAACCAAATTCTGCTTGATTCCACTACCAACGATCATCTCATTGAAGTAGGTCTTGCCTCGCACGCACATACTAACTGGGCTTTTAGTTCTGCTGGTTTATACACATTTAAAGTATCTTATTCAGCTAAAACAAAAGCGGGTAAGCGCATTACTTCTGCACCCAGCACGCTTACTTTCGCTATCGGCGATGAAACACTAAAAAAGTGTGCTACCGGAAACTATATACCGGATAATAAACCAACTCCGCCGAACCCAGCTCCCCCAACTACGGAAAAACCAAAGCCAGGCGGTAGCTCTATGTTTAATCTTGATACCTTTGCTCGCGCACTCTTTGGCATTGTAGCTAGTGTTGGCGCACTTACTACCATCGGGGCAATCCTGGCTAAATTTATTCCGCAGCCACTGCTTCGCTCCCTCTTAGGACGTTAA